From one Sesamum indicum cultivar Zhongzhi No. 13 linkage group LG13, S_indicum_v1.0, whole genome shotgun sequence genomic stretch:
- the LOC105176197 gene encoding homeobox-leucine zipper protein ATHB-40-like, producing MMINPEFDDQMVLISGQYYPVGIISQFVQEQGAAVEESKPRRRRRKKNGGGGDGDGEAVMMRKRKLSEEQANMLEKSFGSEHKLESERKERLAAELGLDPRQVAVWFQNRRARWRSKKLEEEFSKLRSHHDSTLIEKSRLETELVKVKEQLQEAEKEIQRLSERWDHGFSSNSPSSSTNMEQPPLLGFEGLENVFCVPHDNSYGHGFEWDNFYYL from the exons ATGATGATCAACCCTGAGTTCGACGATCAGATGGTACTCATCTCTGGTCAGTACTATCCAGTCGGGATAATCAGCCAGTTCGTGCAAGAACAAG GGGCGGCGGTGGAGGAGTCGAAACCGCGGCGGAGGCGTAGGAAGAAgaatggtggtggtggtgatggtgatggtgaGGCGGTGATGATGAGGAAGAGGAAGCTGAGCGAGGAGCAGGCGAACATGCTGGAGAAGAGCTTCGGGAGTGAGCACAAGCTGGAGTCGGAGAGGAAGGAGAGGCTGGCGGCGGAGCTGGGGCTGGACCCCCGCCAGGTGGCGGTATGGTTCCAGAACCGGAGGGCCCGGTGGAGGAGCAAGAAGCTCGAGGAAGAGTTCTCCAAGCTCCGGTCTCACCATGACTCCACCCTTATCGAGAAATCCCGCCTTGAGACTgag CTTGTGAAAGTGAAGGAACAACTCCAGGAAGCGGAGAAGGAAATACAAAGGCTGTCGGAGCGTTGGGATCATGGGTTTTCGAGCAACAGTCCAAGTTCATCAACCAATATGGAACAACCACCTTTGCTTGGATTTGAGGGATTGGAAAACGTGTTTTGCGTGCCTCACGACAACAGTTATGGGCATGGTTTCGAATGGGATAATTTCTATTACCtttga
- the LOC105176182 gene encoding G-box-binding factor 1-like isoform X1 translates to MGAGEESTPTKSSKPASSAQETPITPTTPAYPDWSSSMQAFYGAGATPPFFASTVASPTPHPYLWGSQHPLMPPYGTPVPYPALYPPGGVYAHPNMATAPSAVHGTGELDGKATEGKDRASSKKTKGASGNHVMIVGKTGDGGKAASGSGNDVGTQSAESGSEGSSDASDDNNNQESSATKKGSFDQMLADGANAQNNGVPTNFQTSVPGNPVVSVPATNLNIGMDLWNASPAGSGAMKLRPNQPGVSPTIAPPGMINDQWIQDERELKRQKRKQSNRESARRSRLRKQAECEELQHRVETLSNENHTLRDELQRLSEECEKLTSENNSIKEELTKLCGPDILSKLENSNGTHPQSRGDEGNC, encoded by the exons ATGGGGGCTGGGGAAGAGAGCACACCCACAAAGTCATCCAAACCTGCATCCTCAGCGCAG GAAACACCAATTACACCTACTACGCCTGCATATCCTGATTGGTCAAGCTCTATGCAG GCTTTTTATGGTGCTGGAGCAACTCCGCCTTTCTTTGCTTCAACTGTTGCTTCCCCTACTCCCCATCCCTACTTGTGGGGAAGCCAG CATCCTCTGATGCCACCTTATGGAACTCCAGTTCCATATCCAGCCTTATATCCTCCTGGGGGAGTGTATGCTCATCCTAATATGGCTACG GCTCCAAGTGCTGTACATGGAACTGGAGAATTGGATGGGAAAGCCACAGAGGGGAAGGACCGTGCTTCAAGCAAAAAAACCAAGGGGGCGTCGGGGAACCATGTCATGATTGTTGGAAAGACTGGAGATGGTGGAAAAGCGGCTTCGGGCTCTGGAAATGATGTTGGTACTCAAAG TGCTGAAAGTGGGAGTGAAGGGTCGTCAGATGCAAGTGATGATAACAATAATCAG GAATCTTCTGCTACCAAGAAAGGAAGCTTTGACCAGATGCTTGCTGATG GGGCAAATGCACAGAACAATGGTGTGCCAACTAACTTCCAGACCTCGGTACCTGGCAATCCTGTAGTCTCTGTGCCTGCAACTAATCTGAATATTGGCATGGATCTGTGGAATGCTTCTCCTGCTGGTTCTGGGGCCATGAAACTGCGGCCAAATCAGCCTGGAGTTTCTCCAACCATTGCTCCTCCTGGCATGATCAATGATCAGTGGATTCAG GATGAACGCGAATTAAAAAGGCAGAAGAGAAAACAATCCAATCGAGAGTCTGCCCGGAGGTCAAGATTACGGAAGCAG GCTGAGTGTGAAGAGCTACAGCACAGGGTGGAGACATTAAGTAACGAGAATCACACTCTCAGAGATGAGTTGCAAAGGCTTTCAGAGGAATGCGAGAAACTCACATCCGAGAATAACTCCATAAAG GAAGAGTTAACTAAGTTGTGCGGCCCAGACATCCTATCTAAGTTAGAGAACAGCAATGGTACTCATCCCCAGTCCCGTGGGGATGAAGGTAACTGTTAG
- the LOC105176182 gene encoding G-box-binding factor 1-like isoform X2: MPPYGTPVPYPALYPPGGVYAHPNMATAPSAVHGTGELDGKATEGKDRASSKKTKGASGNHVMIVGKTGDGGKAASGSGNDVGTQSAESGSEGSSDASDDNNNQESSATKKGSFDQMLADGANAQNNGVPTNFQTSVPGNPVVSVPATNLNIGMDLWNASPAGSGAMKLRPNQPGVSPTIAPPGMINDQWIQDERELKRQKRKQSNRESARRSRLRKQAECEELQHRVETLSNENHTLRDELQRLSEECEKLTSENNSIKEELTKLCGPDILSKLENSNGTHPQSRGDEGNC, translated from the exons ATGCCACCTTATGGAACTCCAGTTCCATATCCAGCCTTATATCCTCCTGGGGGAGTGTATGCTCATCCTAATATGGCTACG GCTCCAAGTGCTGTACATGGAACTGGAGAATTGGATGGGAAAGCCACAGAGGGGAAGGACCGTGCTTCAAGCAAAAAAACCAAGGGGGCGTCGGGGAACCATGTCATGATTGTTGGAAAGACTGGAGATGGTGGAAAAGCGGCTTCGGGCTCTGGAAATGATGTTGGTACTCAAAG TGCTGAAAGTGGGAGTGAAGGGTCGTCAGATGCAAGTGATGATAACAATAATCAG GAATCTTCTGCTACCAAGAAAGGAAGCTTTGACCAGATGCTTGCTGATG GGGCAAATGCACAGAACAATGGTGTGCCAACTAACTTCCAGACCTCGGTACCTGGCAATCCTGTAGTCTCTGTGCCTGCAACTAATCTGAATATTGGCATGGATCTGTGGAATGCTTCTCCTGCTGGTTCTGGGGCCATGAAACTGCGGCCAAATCAGCCTGGAGTTTCTCCAACCATTGCTCCTCCTGGCATGATCAATGATCAGTGGATTCAG GATGAACGCGAATTAAAAAGGCAGAAGAGAAAACAATCCAATCGAGAGTCTGCCCGGAGGTCAAGATTACGGAAGCAG GCTGAGTGTGAAGAGCTACAGCACAGGGTGGAGACATTAAGTAACGAGAATCACACTCTCAGAGATGAGTTGCAAAGGCTTTCAGAGGAATGCGAGAAACTCACATCCGAGAATAACTCCATAAAG GAAGAGTTAACTAAGTTGTGCGGCCCAGACATCCTATCTAAGTTAGAGAACAGCAATGGTACTCATCCCCAGTCCCGTGGGGATGAAGGTAACTGTTAG
- the LOC105176183 gene encoding LOW QUALITY PROTEIN: scarecrow-like protein 15 (The sequence of the model RefSeq protein was modified relative to this genomic sequence to represent the inferred CDS: inserted 2 bases in 1 codon), translating into MKVPFPAANNHATSRTALSSTPTTTLPAVSSATTTTTAASSPYEPKSVLELRSSPSPVSDHKPASNNTCAADILLADDPLQLDQDHHMLINPQEWDSWMRELGLHDDSTTPVSKQLTSHSDQSHQNHYSNDLLEFPPAISSLDSNHDQFVPVDFGLLPDIPINHNSNSLNSFDALSVDLNSSNWNVVGFDYVDELIRLAECFETNSLQLGQVILARLNQRLRSPIGKPLQRAAFYFKEALQSLLTGSARLAHQPANSSEIIQTIKAQKTFSNISPIPMFSSFTANQALLEAIDGSSHVHIVDFDIGFGGHWASFMKELADKADLRKAAPPVIRISALVLEEYAAESRLIRENLSQFARELNIRFEIDFILIRTFEYLSFKAIKFIDGERVAVLLTPAIFRHVETGFLNDLRRASPHVVVHVDVEGQMGYGAPSYRQAVIDGLEFYSTLLESMEAAXTREALVAAGLRQVGLSQFADFQAECLLRRVQVRGFHVVKRQAEMLLCWHDRPLVATSAWRF; encoded by the exons atgaaagtACCCTTTCCTGCTGCAAACAATCACGCCACCTCGAGAACCGCGTTGAGTTCTACCCCGACCACAACTCTTCCGGCGGTCTCCtccgccaccaccaccaccaccgccgcTAGCTCCCCCTACGAGCCCAAATCTGTTCTTGAGCTCCGATCCAGCCCGAGCCCGGTTTCTGATCATAAGCCCGCTTCTAATAATACTTGTGCTGCTGACATATTATTGGCTGACGATCCTCTTCAGCTGGATCAAGATCATCATATGCTTATCAACCCACAAGAGTGGGATTCTTGGATGAGAGAGTTGGGTTTGCACGACGATTCCACTACTCCTGTTTCCAAACAACTCACTTCTCACTCTGATCAATCGCATCAGAATCACTACTCGAATGATCTCCTCGAGTTCCCACCTGCAATTAGCTCCCTTGATTCAAATCATGATCAGTTTGTACCCGTTGATTTCGGACTTCTACCTGATATCCCCATAAACCATAACTCTAATTCCTTAAATTCCTTTGATGCCCTCTCTGTCGACCTGAACAGCAGCAACTGGAACGTCGTCGGATTTGACTACGTCGACGAATTAATCCGACTCGCGGAGTGCTTTGAGACTAACTCACTCCAGCTCGGGCAAGTGATATTGGCGCGGCTCAATCAACGGTTGAGATCTCCCATCGGGAAACCCCTCCAGAGAGCTGCTTTCTATTTCAAGGAAGCTCTTCAGTCTTTACTCACCGGGTCAGCTCGGCTGGCTCACCAGCCCGCTAATTCTTCTGAGATCATTCAAACCATCAAAGCCCAGAAAACCTTCTCCAACATCTCTCCAATTCCGATGTTTTCCAGCTTCACAGCTAACCAAGCCTTGCTCGAAGCCATAGACGGCTCCTCGCATGTCCACATCGTCGACTTCGACATCGGCTTCGGCGGCCACTGGGCTTCCTTCATGAAAGAGCTCGCCGATAAAGCGGACTTACGAAAAGCCGCGCCGCCGGTGATCCGAATATCAGCCCTCGTTCTGGAGGAGTACGCGGCGGAGTCCAGGCTGATCAGGGAGAACTTATCTCAGTTCGCTCGGGAGCTAAATATTAGGTTTGAGATCGACTTTATTTTGATACGTACCTTTGAATATTTGTCCTTTAAAGCCATTAAATTCATCGACGGTGAAAGAGTAGCAGTTCTTTTAACTCCGGCAATATTCCGGCACGTCGAGACCGGGTTCCTAAATGATCTCCGGCGAGCCTCTCCGCACGTGGTGGTGCACGTAGACGTCGAAGGGCAGATGGGGTACGGAGCGCCTTCATATCGGCAGGCTGTAATTGACGGTCTGGAGTTTTACTCCACGCTCTTGGAATCTATGGAGGCTGC AACTCGGGAGGCGCTGGTTGCGGCGGGGTTGCGGCAGGTGGGGCTGAGCCAATTTGCTGACTTTCAGGCAGAGTGTTTACTTAGGAGAGTGCAAGTCAGAGGTTTCCATGTCGTGAAACGACAGGCGGAGATGCTGCTCTGCTGGCATGATAGGCCGCTAGTGGCGACGTCAGCTTGGAGGTTTTAG